The genomic segment CTTATTTTGgattctattaatttcaaaaaatgttttgcaagattaattttcaatcttattttatgAAGTATTGTTTTTAATGATGCATgacgaaaatgaatattatattgctcataaatagttttttctatcaatatcATGTATTCTCTTTGTTTTGCATTCTTAGGAATAGGAAtatgtgataaatttttttttgcattttctaatttcttttttatatattctaatattatattttgtatttttgaaatttttatattattttttataaacaaagattgtgtatccaattttttcttataattaatttgtgattttctacacaataaaaatatgaacaagaaaaaagagatataaacatttataaattaattgatataagaaatttatatataaaattacattgaaattctatctatatagatagaatttgattatttttaataaaatctaagaaatataatataatgtaatgcaaaaaaataatatacaattataaatataaaatggaaaatataatcatttgctaatttttttgattaaacaaaaaaataaataatttttataaataaaccaaaaaaatatactgttaatattatataatattataatatcactaaattaatgaaaacaatCACAAACACAAATcacataattaatgaaaactattattattaattaataaataaaaaatttgctaaataataaatatgtttaataaattgcttctataaattgattaataaaaaatatttcaaatatagcaaatatataaaaaaagaaaatattttaaattgcatattcattgtaaaatgataaaatttaactattactttaaataaagttCAGTATCCtcttttgatgaaatattctCAGAAATTTGTAGTAATTCATGTTTcaacataatattttctctcATCAATCTTTGATTTggtaaatttatatgtttattaactTGCATTTGAAATTGTGCTGCCAAATCAAGAAGACAATCgtacatttcatttttaagcctaaattgaagaaattttataaatcattttttacaaaaattttttgtagtaattatacattataaaaaaaaatagctttAATCatcttaattttgatattatcaaggatatcatttgattatttatatatatatatatatatataatatatatatatatattataattaatatataatatatacattgtggcaattgttattcaaatatataataaataaattaatatcttatcaGTTGATATTTATccatagaaaatattagaaatgtgaaaataaaatatgaaacaatttttatcattataattttcatttattatacattttgaatatcaatCACTATAATAAGTTTGTAGAAacaagtaaatttatatattgatcgataaatattatttcaaatgcacatatatatttaatatgataataattaccatttagaaatattttaaaaatcaaaagattgctaattaaattatgatgaaAAGTTATTTACGAAATGATATCTTCAtcacatatattatactaagATCAAGATAATCAAAACTACTTTCCTTATAATGCAtaattaccttttttttttattttcttaattcatgataaaataaataaaatcaatttttgataatatataaattgaataaaatttttatacatttctttatcgaattcaatttttcgattaataatttctatagtttcttttactttcttttcattttctatcatTTGTTCCTCATTCTCTTCAAGTTTTTCTTGTAATACATTTTGCACCCTTTTAAAATCTTGCAAAACATTAATCTCCgcatctgaaaaaaatttttttttataatgatagttAATGAGTTTAGATGTGATagtttagataataataatttgaatataaataattaaaaaataataaataataaataatgaaaaaataaaataaatgataaaaataacaaagaaataaaataacgaaaaatttttaagttactTAGAACTTTGGCttgagaaattaattcaaatttagtttttttataattttgattaaataattcctttttctcttcataTAATCGTTGATTTTCTATTCGATCATTTTCTAtagtattgattttattttttaaactttctacCAAACTATTTtgtgttaaaaattgtttgtttaaacttgtaatttcttcaattgttTCTGTATCTATTGTAGCTGAAAGTTCATTTGTAGTTTCAATTTCCTCTAACAattcttcatttctttcatctaacctaaatattaattttaatattatgatctttaatgttttcaaaaaatttatttttcttatattaatattaaacataaaacaatataacaaaatacaaaatttatttattaataataaaattcaatttcattttgtttattttacctGTTTATTCTAGATTCAATATCTGCGATTTTAATggtataaaaagttttttgcatattaataATCGTTGGTTTCTTTTCATCATCTTCATATGATTGTAATTTTGCtggtaatgaaatatttcctttatcCTTCCCGTGTAAATCCaccatttttttgtattttttttatgaatatagtatccttaaaaaataaaatatacctatataaataaatataaaaagaaaaattaataataaatatagatttataagtatttactACAACTATTTGtgtgaatattattacaattaaactatattatatcaaattttaacaatttgctATCAAATATTGCATTATTCCGTTACAAAATTCAGTCATTATGTTAAaccttataatattattatatagtcattccaaaaattaaattttatggtataaatattactcacttataatattaatatgataattatgaataattctattatatttatataatttcattatttaaattatttcataattttaaatatgtaatatacataaatcttgataaatctatttgtataaatactgtttattatggaaaattcattttggTCAAAAGGAATCTAAACATTTaggtaattaaatttcttagaatgcaaaaaattatatattttcaattaaacattttttttatttaaatttgaaaagaaaatatctaaaaatttcttttaattatgtacttttttaaataaatatattaaaatattaataataaattaatacattaactCTGttcaaatagattaattttatatttcatattttttaatttttttatcttttatgatttacaagatttattaatttattatgtacataataattaatgtataatgtatagtatataattatgtatataataatataataaaatatatatttatttcgaaaagaaataaaatatatattaataaaattattatagttgtttattaattaaaaataacaataataattattataagaacatttattttagttcaatgaaatatataattttatttttttttttcatttttttaactatatagtaaatataaatagttaaatgttatagttattatataattattatatagttattatatagtttattaaatttttaatattaaatcatgttTATTTGCAGATTATGTTATTGTtggaatgaatttatatatatatatatatatatatatattcaataaatgataaatttttatatattatcaaatatacaaattttttagttttaaatttttatctatttaatctctgaaataactaatatttatacaatttggaGCTAACTTCAGTTATTTAATACACAAGCAATGTAATAatacacaaaattttttaaaggagTCGTTAAACAACTGAgtagaaattgttaaatacataacatatttttgaagtcaatgattatataattgtaaagtattacttttttaatatgaaaaaatatttttaaagtactcataaatattaatttgtgcgATAACCGAAGATGTGCATTGTCGTGTTTCAATGacgtaattttatctttatgtcACGAAAAGTCATATTCTTCGGACAGAtttcttaaaatgaatttaagaatatttttatcaagctgttcaaattaaaagtaagaatctaaaataattatttcgacgtaatttatttttttttatatatattcataatattcgtTGAAATTTAGGTTACAATACAAAACAAatgttataatacaaatataaaatcttttatataaaatattattatatattaagaatgacgtatttttaaaactgatttttatatttacgataatatatacataaaataaaaattttactttataaagcAATTATAAAGCagtaataatagatttaaaataaaaattattatccaaacatttttattatatatatttcttttattaaaaataatttaataatgatttaattatcatatgatttggttatgtataatatgttaaaaaaatgtataatttaaatatataatttaaaagtactaaaataataataaataaaaaatattaatcatttcttatcaataatcttttataaattttaaatattttaatattttgaagtatattttataaatgaacaaatattaaaaatgaaatatattaatatttaactatttattttatatttaaatatatcagttattatattacaattattgaaaaaagaaaaataattatgtatttatatgtattaataagctatttatttaaattaaattttattttttattatatttttattataaatacatttatataatatatatatatgtatatatatatatatatgtatataatataattataaattcatttatatttttataatgtttataagaataaaacaaaaattgaaagtcTTCTATTCTCTTCTAAAATATGATACATAAGAAGAATGAGGAAAtgagaatcaaaaatatttttat from the Apis mellifera strain DH4 linkage group LG9, Amel_HAv3.1, whole genome shotgun sequence genome contains:
- the LOC102656577 gene encoding CAP-Gly domain-containing linker protein 1 encodes the protein MVDLHGKDKGNISLPAKLQSYEDDEKKPTIINMQKTFYTIKIADIESRINRLDERNEELLEEIETTNELSATIDTETIEEITSLNKQFLTQNSLVESLKNKINTIENDRIENQRLYEEKKELFNQNYKKTKFELISQAKVLNAEINVLQDFKRVQNVLQEKLEENEEQMIENEKKVKETIEIINRKIEFDKEMLKNEMYDCLLDLAAQFQMQVNKHINLPNQRLMRENIMLKHELLQISENISSKEDTELYLKKSQINYKKKLDTQSLFIKNNIKISKIQNIILEYIKKKLENAKKNLSHIPIPKNAKQREYMILIEKTIYEQYNIHFRHASLKTILHKIRLKINLAKHFLKLIESKIRAVFETIYDLKYNATCLLKYPYSRWDLITMSCIEVFIFLRDILIKGQIKFENYVVESTESIPDKLESTSNIKENPNVEDIDLIMFITKESLSKEILDETKQIENLDEKKETFIENSEINETISEHFVETISEDNVDFNLENNNELSKDDENESVFDIAGE